A portion of the Parambassis ranga chromosome 22, fParRan2.1, whole genome shotgun sequence genome contains these proteins:
- the kop gene encoding S100P-binding protein, translating to MVHPKLDSAAGNLNLGTHPLPLRARSRFQTLKRATKGSTIFRELRQVKTSSVAFFTDADMRTHISSRMVTCDQQIRRSHPYINFKIKVDTCQNKRYLNDYRRNDGYETPSKQPSYPAAVSPDLGCVMDYPSPPARPVAFNELHLERKKRLYVQSVTDHMNERPGAIQGVMAELHNLITHMGEKIPTSSGEQWQHPADFTRKNYHVRSGSTTPMMTLHDWQAKNEITYRRFARVPKIFERSSYRP from the exons ATGGTTCATCCAAAGCTAGACAGTGCAGCTGGAAATTTGAACTTGGGGACGCACCCGTTACCTCTGCGTGCTCGTTCTCGTTTCCAAACGCTTAAGCGCGCCACCAAGGGAAGTACGATTTTCAGGGAGCTGCGGCAGGTAAAGACTTCAAGTGTGGCATTTTTCACAG ACGCAGATATGAGGACGCACATCAGCTCAAGGATGGTCACTTGTGACCAACAGATCAGGCGTTCTCATCCATATATCAATTTTAAAATTAAGGTGGACACTTGTCAAAACAAAAGGTATTTGAATGACTACAGGCGAAATGATGGGTACGAGACCCCATCAAAACAGCCCTCTTATCCAGCGGCTGTGTCTCCAGATCTGGGGTGCGTAATGGACTACCCCAGCCCACCTGCAAG ACCTGTTGCCTTTAACGAGCTACActtggagaggaaaaaaagactgTATGTTCAGTCAGTCACTGACCACATGAACGAGAGGCCAGGAGCAATTCAAG GTGTGATGGCTGAGCTGCACAACCTTATAACTCATATGGGTGAAAAGATTCCAACCTCCAGTGGGGAACAGTGGCAGCACCCTGCTGATTTCACACGCAA AAATTACCATGTCAGATCTGGTTCGACTACTCCAATGATGACCCTCCATGACTGGCAGGCAAAGAACGAAATAACATATAGGCGGTTTGCCCGGGTACCAAAAATCTTTGAAAGGAGTTCCTATAGACCATGA